The following are from one region of the Coffea eugenioides isolate CCC68of chromosome 2, Ceug_1.0, whole genome shotgun sequence genome:
- the LOC113761228 gene encoding probable rRNA-processing protein EBP2 homolog isoform X1, which yields MSSSVCKVMLDEENINDLGMEDPDNEVIDSEPESEEDEDVKLAEPSKTAVNNRDGLLDKLGDISWPENVGWIHKLSVDIDREQEVDVNDDLTRELAFYTQALEGTRQAFLEFQSMGIPFLRPSDYYAEMVKSDTHMEKVKGRLLAEKRKIEESEERRKARENKKIAKEVQAQKLKERAKQKKEEIESVKKWRKNRQHSGFAGGDKDGDLDFAFEDGKAFERSSKKQPGVAPGDRSGGKAGKGGGRRGMKGPDKNRKNREFRNSKFGYGGRKGPNKQNTSETTSDIRGFNGNFSGRKRKR from the exons ATGTCATCTTCTGTTTGCAAG GTTATGCTGGACGAGGAAAATATCAATGATCTTGGAATGGAGGATCCCGATAATGAAGTCATTGATTCAGAACCAGAGTcagaagaagatgaagatgtGAAGTTGGCTGAACCTTCAAAGACTGCTGTAAACAACAGGGATGGTTTGCTTGATAAACTGGGAGATATAAGTTGGCCTGAAAATGTGGGTTGGATACACAAGCTTTCGGTAGACATTGACAGGGAGCAAGAGGTGGACGTTAACGATGACTTGACGCGGGAGCTTGCTTTCTATACGCAGGCATTGGAGGGCACAAGGCAGGCCTTTCTGGAGTTTCAGTCAATGGGGATACCTTTCTTGAGGCCATCTGACTACTATGCTGAGATGGTCAAATCTGATACTCACATGGAGAAAGTTAAGGGTCGTCTGTTggcagagaaaagaaagattgaGGAGAGTGAGGAGAGAAGGAAGGCAAGGGAGAACAAGAAAATAGCCAAAGAGGTACAGGCACAGAAGCTCAAGGAGCGGGCTAAGCAAAAGAAGGAAGAGATAGAGTCTGTTAAGAAGTGGAGGAAAAATAGGCAGCACAGTGGCTTTGCAGGTGGTGACAAAGACGGTGACTTGGATTTTGCTTTTGAAGATGGAAAGGCATTTGAGCGATCAAGTAAGAAACAGCCCGGGGTGGCTCCAGGAGACCGTTCTGGAGGGAAGGCAGGGAAAGGTGGTGGTAGAAGGGGGATGAAAGGGCCAGATAAAAATAGAAAGAATAGGGAATTCAGGAACTCCAAGTTTGGTTATGGAGGAAGGAAAGGCCCAAATAAGCAGAACACTTCTGAGACTACAAGTGATATAAGAGGCTTCAACGGTAATTTTTCAGGTAGAAAAAGGAAGAGGTGA
- the LOC113761228 gene encoding probable rRNA-processing protein EBP2 homolog isoform X2 has product MLDEENINDLGMEDPDNEVIDSEPESEEDEDVKLAEPSKTAVNNRDGLLDKLGDISWPENVGWIHKLSVDIDREQEVDVNDDLTRELAFYTQALEGTRQAFLEFQSMGIPFLRPSDYYAEMVKSDTHMEKVKGRLLAEKRKIEESEERRKARENKKIAKEVQAQKLKERAKQKKEEIESVKKWRKNRQHSGFAGGDKDGDLDFAFEDGKAFERSSKKQPGVAPGDRSGGKAGKGGGRRGMKGPDKNRKNREFRNSKFGYGGRKGPNKQNTSETTSDIRGFNGNFSGRKRKR; this is encoded by the coding sequence ATGCTGGACGAGGAAAATATCAATGATCTTGGAATGGAGGATCCCGATAATGAAGTCATTGATTCAGAACCAGAGTcagaagaagatgaagatgtGAAGTTGGCTGAACCTTCAAAGACTGCTGTAAACAACAGGGATGGTTTGCTTGATAAACTGGGAGATATAAGTTGGCCTGAAAATGTGGGTTGGATACACAAGCTTTCGGTAGACATTGACAGGGAGCAAGAGGTGGACGTTAACGATGACTTGACGCGGGAGCTTGCTTTCTATACGCAGGCATTGGAGGGCACAAGGCAGGCCTTTCTGGAGTTTCAGTCAATGGGGATACCTTTCTTGAGGCCATCTGACTACTATGCTGAGATGGTCAAATCTGATACTCACATGGAGAAAGTTAAGGGTCGTCTGTTggcagagaaaagaaagattgaGGAGAGTGAGGAGAGAAGGAAGGCAAGGGAGAACAAGAAAATAGCCAAAGAGGTACAGGCACAGAAGCTCAAGGAGCGGGCTAAGCAAAAGAAGGAAGAGATAGAGTCTGTTAAGAAGTGGAGGAAAAATAGGCAGCACAGTGGCTTTGCAGGTGGTGACAAAGACGGTGACTTGGATTTTGCTTTTGAAGATGGAAAGGCATTTGAGCGATCAAGTAAGAAACAGCCCGGGGTGGCTCCAGGAGACCGTTCTGGAGGGAAGGCAGGGAAAGGTGGTGGTAGAAGGGGGATGAAAGGGCCAGATAAAAATAGAAAGAATAGGGAATTCAGGAACTCCAAGTTTGGTTATGGAGGAAGGAAAGGCCCAAATAAGCAGAACACTTCTGAGACTACAAGTGATATAAGAGGCTTCAACGGTAATTTTTCAGGTAGAAAAAGGAAGAGGTGA